The Vanessa tameamea isolate UH-Manoa-2023 chromosome 25, ilVanTame1 primary haplotype, whole genome shotgun sequence genome segment taaataatttgttaaatgacgattcaaaagtgcttgtaaaagcctacttgaataaagtatattttgattttgcagCCACTGTAGTCAACTCATACGTACAATTTGAGATTGTGACATTTATGTTAGATATTTGCATTAGAAAATTTGTTCGGTTCTTAAAGGTTACTTGGTCAtaatgctttgtgcaagcccagtGTAAACTATAAGCACAAgcataacatcttggtttccAGGGTTGAAGGCGCGTTGCctttgtaaggaatagttaatttaattaaattaatgattaattttaaagtgccaatgtctattggaGATAGTGACCATTTAATATCAGGTGAGCCACCTGTCAATCTGctaacatatacaaataaataaatataaaaagcttGGAGACCGTTAAGACTATTCCACAGTATTTGCAGTCAAACTTTAcacatatcataaaattatattaaaaggaaaatatactTAGGCTAATCATTAATTCAAtatcaccatttttttttttaacgagcaggaggctcacctggtggaaagtgactaccaccgcccatggacatctgcaacaccggggggtttgcaggtgcgttgccggcctttcaggaaccATATGCGAATAAGGCATTGAGAAAGAAGTAACAGTGTCATCACATCCATTCCACGGTCACCCGTTAGATAAATTACACTTAATTACCTTCCACGATTTGTTAAAGTATCACAATAATGTTGTTTTGTCTTTCACAGTGAGAAAATACGGTAACGTGTGAACTGTTACAACCGTATGCATGCAGATTCTCCGTATTCCGTCTATGGCACTGGTAAGCGATAGTAGTGTGTATACTATTGGTTTAAGCTCGCAGTCGCCATGTTCTTTCGCGTCATTTCAACTATCAACgtcacatataatataataagtctatttacataaaaccataatataatgaattataacaCCTAACCTATGACTGCCTCCTTTTGGTGAAAACTTTATGAAAATCCGTTTGGTAGTTTCCGAGTCTATTGCATTCggacatacaaacaaacaaagcgTTTGTTTGtctgatttataatattgtgtagTCATATCTTCACCTAATTTAAAACACATGGCGTGCCATAAAGTGATGTTAGGGATTCCATGAAAAggaattttatctttaatatccAACAGCTAGGCAAACTACTCTTTCTCTTGGATCGAACTAGCAATATTTGGTAAAGTTTCACTTGTTCTTTCCACAGGGCTATCTCAGTTCTCTAAAACactgaaccagtgtaactacagtcacaagggacataacatctcagttccctaggctgaatgtttaaaatttcttacagataacattaaaaaatggtCATCGTTCGAGAACGTCGATAATTGTCCTCCGATGCTCATTAATCTTAACGCGTGATGCTTAGGTTTACGAACGGAAATCAAGAAAGCAATTCAAgaagttaaaaagttaaacgATTATCAAGtttaagcaattatttattatctgtatatttaaaCAGACAAGTGGTATGCCGTGTATGCAAAGGTTACAAGTTACAACAACTTTCCGTTAGGGCTACTAGGTGTTTTTGACCCAGAAATCCAACACTATATTAACTGGTTCTCTGCATATCTTTCCATACTTAGAATAACAGGCATTGGAGGTTAGTTACAGGCGATTCTATCGGTTGAGCATGCTCTAAGTTCGGAGATATAACTAAATAATGACTTCGAGGATTTCCTTTCatcctgttttatttttatggaacaTCGTAAGAAATAGAGTATTTACGTTAACTGGAATCttaataggttttatatttataataacagtaatactttcttatttataaaaaaaatccagctTATTAAGGGATGGAATAATATTCTATTGTTTCTTAAAGCAGACTGCAAAACTCTACGCAGGCGTagcgtaataaaacaaaaaaaaaattctatactaatattataaattgaaaagccactctgtctgtatgtctctCTGTTGATCTTTCAAGtcgaaaccactgaaccgaatttgatgaaattcgataTGAAGCAAGCCTGTACCATAAGGAGACGAaggttattttattcttaacacctgacgaccaacccctaaaccgCGAGCTAATTCGCCGGCAAtaactagtatatatatttcaagatataatctgaaagcagcctccagcacGATCAACGTAATCTAAAATCGTTCTAGCCTGATTGAGTAACGAACAACCAGTACCTACACAGTTAAACATATACTGAAAAGTGATTCATTCATCTATAAATTGCACTACAtaagtttaaatacataaataatttgaatactgAATCGGTTCTCCTCCGTAGAATCGAACCTATGCACTAAACACGTAGAAATGAAACGACAAacttgtgaaataaataattcaaaagcaCCTTATTGCTTGTAATGCACCTTATAACGTGGAATCGATATCTTGAATTAATATTGAGATTCTTTTTTCAAagtttaatcttatatataaaaactagggAAGTGCGAATCGGGCTCGCGCAATGAGGATTCCGTACAACAGATAGACACTGATGTAATTGATACATTTACGATTTTCGGTTTTTTTACTATACTTGCGCTACAAGATGTTGCTTCTTGCCAAATATTATGATTTCGTGTAATTTCATGGGAAGTATCGCTGtagtttttgattattttgcgAATTTATGCGAAATGCGACATAAACGGCTATATTTTTTGATTGCGTAGACTTCTATTTGACTCGTAGGTTTGCTTATTTGAAAACTCCAAGGACCACAGACATCAGTATTTGCCATCTTTGCATCTTGCTGGGAAAAGGGATATTGATGGACTGACATACAGATGGACAACGAAGTGATCTCgtaagggatttttttttagaattacggaaccctaaaaaaagatgctgatatatttatttgataagaaacctgacacacatatatatatttttattggaggAGGTTTTTGTTCTATCTCCTTTCTTATAAATCcccactagatggcgttgcagTTCATGAACTTCTACATCGTTAACAGATTTCCATAATCATATCAATTGTAGGCACATATCGTCAAGTTTACTATCTTAACTTTAAACCTCATTTCCCAAAAGCACCATTTTGGCGCTTCAACCTTTCCACTGACTGATTTGTATATAGACAGAGAGGACACATCCAGTATTtactatttacataataattacatacgaCCGTAAAAGtcacctataaatatattacttaccaATCACGGGTTGCGGTGTTGGGTTAATGATTATATCTGAAACAACGagaaaccaaaaaataatatattcgtttttttgcCTATAAATAGTACCTTAAGGTGCATATATATCGTAAGTCACCAACTCCATCTCTCCTTACAGACTCTAACgttaatgttaaaatgttatatcccttgtacctgtattAACATTGGGTCACTCAGGTTCCATCAAACCaaaaaatagtaacatattTCTCATCTTTAGGAATAGAATAACTGATCATTGGGTTGCACCCTACCTATTACTGTATTTTATCATAACTTTGCGAATACTAGCGATACACTACTGGATAATATATACACTGGAGAATTaaatgatgtttttaataaatctacattaaaaaaaaaacaggtagAAAATTTACGTTGAATAAAACCTAtcgtcattaaaaaataaaaacttggcAAGCCTTTAAGACTTTACTTCGGTTATAATATATACCCACCGAATACCcttgcattaaaataatatctactatGACATTAAAACTTTAACTAGTTAGGGAAAGTGTCAGAACTTCAAGACGCCATTTCGCTGCTTGTTTCGTTTcagacatattttattcaaagtgacaagtaactattatatatattaaatcaaaaatggaatgtaaaataatttaaatacattatacggTTTACAATTTGAGTGAAAGAGACCAATAATAAGAAATCACAACTAGCGATATATAAACGTTGTAATTAAGtactttttgatatttgtaGGAGGACACAAAGTCTTATAACTTCATAGAAAACCTTGGCTTCTATCCCCTGTTTCATAATTCTAAAGAACCGACCATTATTACGAAAGCTAGCTGCCAGTGTTCCTGGCATCTGCCAAATTTTTAACCAAATATATTGTCCCGCATCGTAGGTTGCCTTCAGCCGATATGGCCCATAGGACCACTGCCATAGGCCGATAGATCGTACTTTTAAACCAGGTTATCGGAAAATTATTGACTGATGAACCCctatctattagaaaaaaaatacattttttccaCAAGTGTATTATAACCGCAAATATTTCTGCTTTAAACCCGCATACACCGTAAAACATTTCAGAACAAAATGGCGGCAACAATGGTGGATCGGCGGAAGTTTCACGCGAACGACAGTGGCGCCGTTTCCTGTGTTTAGAAAATGAGATACCCATTCGTAAACTGGGTTGTTTAGAGCATAATACaagatatatacaaacatatatttatatatgcgaCGCCTTTGTTTAGGAAGTTCCTAGGAGTTCCCGGAAGGTAAGGTGATATAAATCTAAACAGATAAGATATCATAAGACACGAGGCAGGTCACATCTTCCTTACTTTTATAGCTTTAATTTTTGCGAACTGGACATAGATTACTTTATATACAGAGAAAACAGGAAGGAGATTGATGGGTTACAggctcaattaaattttgaaggtATAACAGTAACGATTTTCTTACCCTTATGTGaattttattaccaaaaattACCTATTGTCATATTGAACTTCAttcgacaaatattttaatgctatCTCGAAATTAGTtacgtatattaaaatgaattttctataaatatcgtTATATGTTTCGTATTACACGtttctatgtattttatttcatatataataaacacttAACACgagagaaataaattaaacaaaaactatatattaaacaactacataattaaacaattaaaactgaaatttaACCACATttgcaatgaaaaatattttcatatattgctaataaaatttCTGGGTCGAATTTTAGGACAAAATgcataacatttcaaaataattttataagtttctGAAAAGTGTGtctgtatgatattttttttcttattagatTTCTAACTTGAgtgtacaatttttattaacctgttattgtttcattataaatataaaataaatggacattggacacaaataaaattgagttgtttaaattattattaggtatatataaattattttatttttttcattgtaattttgtgtactaacaataatacatttttttattattaatttattcaacataaaaaGTCTCAAGAAGTTCAAGAGTTAATTATTACACTTCTTAttcctaaattattattacttctgcataaataccattttatttaaatttacatactgGATAAAGATATTCAGTACTGTTTAGTcattgcttatttatatatatgttttaatatgatatcgtttttaatatataaatttaataatttaactgcCACTGAtatgtaaactatttatttaagaacTCTTTAAAGAGAAACCGGTAAATGTCTCTGTATATGaccttaaaaaaactttttatttgctattatatttaatacaatactcTAAAATGTCAACACAATGTTGTCAAATATGTAACTGAAgacaagaataaattattatagtgtCAATGAGAAGTGTAGTGTGATAATTGAACATTATTCCTACTATGATTGATCTAGCCTTGAATTATTTCTGTACTttgcttttttgtttattttatcctCATTTGTAACAGGCAAAGATGCTTAACCATACATCCTAACTATAAATTCATCTTACAATCTTTTCatacattttctatataaattaaaggtttttttttataaacaaacagtCAAAGATAGTATCTTATAAAGTTAAAACATAGTCGGTCATGTCAGATGTAACTTTTTCTGGTGTTTTCCTTATATTTTCGcaacacatttttatataatttgaatagatacctgttatatttatatgtactatatatttaaatatattggaagttaaagtttttctttattagattttcttaaaaatatttaatttagggtATTCTGTCCTATGCATAAGGTAAAGTAGAAATTAACTAGAATTTGAAGCTGaaataacttaacaattttgaggaaatctttttaaatgtattgctCAACTACACGAGGCAAACAATCTACTtccttagaataatatttagtaatctAGGGACTAAGCGAAACAATGtgttatattaattcatttattaaaaacaaaaaaatgtacacCTTACTAATCTCCttacattttcatttgttaGTAATATCTGGGTGTCTAAAGCTTTGCAATATATACTGAACCATATTTTAACAtagaataagtataatttaggATCAATTTATACTTAAACAAACAGTTACATCAGGTGAATTTAAGTGACTATTTTACACATtagatacaattaattatatttttatactactatgtatgtatgtatgtatatataataaattgaaaaaacaaacaattcattacttatgtaagtatttacctacttatttcttttttttctatttccatACTATTATTTTGACAGCTTAGTGATAATATCGACGATAATAGATTTAGGAAGAAACAAAGACtttgtaatcatattttatcgCAATTTTTTATACAGCTTACACTAAATAAATTCTAGTGCGTCACCATAGTCGTAAGCCGGCCACAAAATTTTAcgtttactaaatttattaaacgtattttaacACGAATTGCacattattcaaaaaaagaTACACTAACAACATCATATATGACCcgaaattatgatattttattcaaataattgtaaCAACATGATATTCAAAGGGTTGATGATTACAACAAGTGTTTcggacattttaataaaattttagacaCACCATGAAAATTACTTACCGAAAATGAAGTtatattcacaatatatttttatataaaggtatttaaaataacactttcAAATTGTACGATAATAACAACAAACATATAGTAGAAACTATTGACACGATTGACACCCAAAGGACATAGACGAAGCGATGCTTTATTGAAACTAGGTCAAACTATGTACGAGATATGTTTTGCTTTAAATTACCATAATTCAAACCAATGTTTCCAAGCATaagaaaacattgaaaattgttgtataataggcaagtaaaaattaattgcacaagatttattttctgatttcgattttaatttattttacatttataatttattaccttGGCAACATGCAACCTAGTGAGCATAATGACATATAAGTTGAGATTTTCAACTCTCTCTGGTCAAACGTCAAAGTCAAGCCCAATGTAATGTAATCAGTAATCACAAATTCACAAAATTTTGTCACTTTAGTCGACAGTAGAGCTCAGTTCAGTAATAAGTGTACTATATTCATTATTACCAGCGACTAGCTGTATTGTTTTGAATGTTtttctatgtaatttttattgcaTCCCAAGAagtaaatacattgttaatcAGATTTAAATGAAGTGATTAATATTCATAAGTGATATATACGGAAAGTTTAACGTGTTTTAATCTTTATAAGTGTAAATAAGAACAATGAGTGAACCAGCGAAGCTTAACGGGAACTCTGACCCTTCTTTATCGAATGCGGGTGTTATAGGCACAGGCGAAGTTCCTTCTTTCAGGAACCCCATACCATCAACttcgtttattaataacaacattgGAGCTCCCGTTCTACCACCACGACCTGACTTTAGCACTCAGCCTGGTTACGGCATGAACTCGGGCTATGGATACGGTGGTATGGGAGGATCGTATGGTATGGGGTATGGTGGGGCAGGATATGGATACAATGGAATGGGGGCTGGCTACGGAATGGGAATGGGGATGGGGATGGGCATGGGTGGTATGAATTCATATGGAGGATATAATAGATATGGACCAATGTATGGAGATATTGAAAGCAGgtaaatttgtattatgtacTTGCCCATTACTCATATGGGGAAAACaatctttatttgtatataatatacactatTATTATAGTGTTGCATATATAGTATTACAGCTTATAGTTATATCTACGTTATTTGTTTCCCTCTTAccacaataaacaaaaataataattatgaaaattattgtttttcattacAGCTTTGGAGTGTGTTAAtggtctttataataataataaagagttATTTGTTATGGctacattgaaatataataatatttattttatatatatatatatttttttttgaatgtatAAAAGAGCttcattatatgttattttgaaatacaaatataatttcatttcattatataatgattattttttttttagatttattcaaATGGCAGAAGACAGTTCAAGGCCCGCATTTGATTCAATACAAAGCGTTGTTAATGCTGTCGGCAGTATCGCTATGATGTTGGAAAACACATTTTTCGCTTTAACTAGCTCATTCCGAGCCATTCTAGGTAATCTTATTATGCAACAAATACattatgtactttattttatatacagtctatcttatattgtaataaaacacttttattacAGGTGTAGCGGAAAACTTTGGACGTTTGCGGTCATTGTTTGCTCAGTTTTGGTCCACATTTGCAGTTGTTAGAAGTCTTAATTGGCTTGTAAGGAAGCTGCTTGTGTTGCTGGGTATCAGAACTGAAAATGAATTTAAGGTGAGcacatcaatattaatataattcattaacatTTTATGTCCTGATAGGCAATATAAGATGACATCGGAGCgagaatatttgaattttaccaCTGGTTTATTTGGTGGCTAAACAGCAGTACGTaatgttgttgtgttccagttcccaaggttgatcgCACAATGGCgatgctaatatttcttacaatgcatATCAAGAGTCACCAcctaccataaggtggcccatttgcccaacAACCTACTTTCGAAATAAAACGAAACTTACAaatgcttataattttattctggtTTAAATGgatagtgagccagtgtaattacatttaaaagaaagGAAATAACCTCATCTATCACCTGGAACATGCTTCATTGACAGCGTAACTGATATAAACGTTACTTAAATTGCCAGTGTCTATAGGTGAAGGTGGCCACTTATCATTTGCATGACCAAttccattaataataaaaaaaagtggaaTAAACGCTATTTGCATttgaaaatctaaaaaaaaaaaattgttattcgaTTTTATGTcatgtttttatctttattactttgttataaataaattatttatccaaTTAACCATTTACTCCTAATATTATGGACGATAATAATTTTCTCATTGTGtagttatttattcaaacattaTATGCAAATCTCTTATCACCAAAATACCGACATGATAACatttatctt includes the following:
- the LOC113403134 gene encoding peroxisomal membrane protein PEX13, with amino-acid sequence MSEPAKLNGNSDPSLSNAGVIGTGEVPSFRNPIPSTSFINNNIGAPVLPPRPDFSTQPGYGMNSGYGYGGMGGSYGMGYGGAGYGYNGMGAGYGMGMGMGMGMGGMNSYGGYNRYGPMYGDIESRFIQMAEDSSRPAFDSIQSVVNAVGSIAMMLENTFFALTSSFRAILGVAENFGRLRSLFAQFWSTFAVVRSLNWLVRKLLVLLGIRTENEFKAWAEAVAASQNGSASPEQRAKGSSWPILLFFGVIAAAPYIVLKMLNGLSTSINERLQDPHTWQNPLRAIAQHDFQATSPQEISFSTNQVLTIAPQHLQGNLWNSGWLMASSDRQTAGLVPVNYIKVVKPTNQSENDNNQNVISKPTDNPVPEQCTAELEKYYGQEL